Below is a genomic region from Actinomyces weissii.
GTGACCCTGGGTGAGGCCCGTGCCGCAGCCATGGGGATCAACGTCTCGCGCCTGCGGTCCTGGACCCTGGTGGGGGTGGCTCTGCTGGCCTCCCTGTCAGTGGCCTTCGTCGGCATCATCGGCTTCGTAGGACTGGTGGGGCCGCATATGGCCCGGGGCCTGGTGGGGGAGGACCAGCGTTTCCTGGTGCCAGCATCCATCCTGGCCGGAGCGCTGCTGCTGACTGCCGCCCACGCGGCCAGCCAGGTGATCGTGCCAGGAGTAGCGGTGCCCGTGGGAATCCTCACCGCCCTGGTAGGGGTGCCGGTGTTCCTCACTATCATCCTGGGTCGCCGGCAGGCAGCAGCCAGGAGCGGGTCATGAGCCTGGACGTGGAGTACCTGCACTTCGCCTACGGCAAGCGGGCGGTGCTCAAGGGTGTGGACGCCAGCTGGCAGACGGGTCAGGTGGTGGGTCTCCTGGGGCCGAACGGCTCTGGCAAGTCCACGTTGGTAACCTGCCTGGCCCAGCTGCGCCGTTACGCAGGGTCCGTGACCTTCGCGGGGCGGCGTGGGCGCGAGCTGTGTGGCGTCACCGGCTACATGCCCCAGGGCCTGCCGGGAGACGCCGCCCTGACCGCCCTGGAGTCAGTGCTCACAGCCTCACGGCGGGGCCTGTCCTGGCGCACGAGCCGGGCAGACATCGCTCTGGCCTGGGAGGCCCTGGAGGAGCTCGGGGTCGCTGCGCTGGGTGACCGCCCCTTGGGGCATCTTTCCGGCGGGCAGCGTCAGCTCGTGGCCCTGGCCCAGACCCTGGTGCGCAGGCCCGAGCTGCTCCTTCTGGACGAGCCCACCTCAGCCCTGGACCTGCACCGCCAGGTCTCCGTGCTCTCCCACGTGCGCCGCATCTGCCGCCGCGACCCGAGCTGTCTGGCCGTCGTCGCCCTGCATGACCTGAACCTGGCAGCACGCTTCTGCGACCGGCTGGCTGTGCTGGCGGGTGGCCAGATCCTGGCTGAGGGGACGCCGGTAGAGGTGCTGCGCCCCGAGGTGCTGGAGCAGGTCTACGGCCTGCGGGTGCGGATCGTGCCCGACGGCGAGCACGTCATGGTGGCTCCGGAGGTCGAGTAGCGGCGGTGGTGCGGAGGCTCCCGGGTCAGCGTCCGCCTCTAGGGGGCGGCTGGCGCCAGCTGGCGTGGAGCACTGCGTGGCAGCGTCCGGGAACGCGCCGGGCGGGGCGGCTCCGCCTGCCAGGCCCGGTTGGATGACTGCCAAGGAGGCGCGTCTAGACTGGCAGGGTGCTTGAGTCCTGGCAGACCATGCGCCTTTCATTACGCCGGTTCATCTCAGGGGCGGTCGCGGTTGCAGGGGCCGTCGTGTGCCTGCTGTCTCCTTTCGTGGCGGTGTCCCCGCGCCCGGGCCTGTTGGTGCGGCTGGCAGTCTGGGGGCTGCTGGTGGCGGTCGTGGCGGGGGCGCTTTGGCTACGACGCCGGGACCGTCTGGCCTATGAGCACGCCCTGTCTGATGAGGCCGCGGCTCGCGCTGTGGCCGAGGACCGTCTGGCGATATCCCGCGACCTGCATGACGCGATCTCGGGCAGCCTAGGGGCGATCACGGTACGTGCTGCTGTCGCCCAGCGCCTGGAGGAAGACAGCGCCGGTCTGCGGCGGGCGCTGGCCGATATCGAGGCGGCCTCCCGCGACGCGACCCGCGGCCTGCGCAGGACGCTCACCGTCCTACGGGGGGAGGGGCTGCCTGCGGCTGGCAAGGAGCCTGTAGATGGCGCCGCCGTCAGCAAGACGCTGGCCCAGGAGGTCGAGCGTACTCGTGCTGCTGGTCTGCGGGTCGAGCTGGACCTTCGCTTAGAGGCGTTTCCGGTTGGGTTGGGGCCGAGTGTCGTAGCCGTGGTGCGTGAGGGGCTGGACAACGTCGCCCGCCACGCTGGCCCGACCAGTGCCAGGGTCAGTGTGCGGCGGGAGGGCGAGTGGGTCCTGGTCGGAGTCGTCGACGACGGGGCCGCCTCCGGGTGGGTGGCTCAGCCTGGGGCGGGGCTGGGACTGAAAGGGCTCCGGGAGCGGGTCCAGGAGCTTGGAGGGTACCTGGACGCGACCTCGACCGGTGCTGGCTTTGCGCTGTGGGCGCGTCTGCCGGTGCGCCCGGTGGGGCTGGCAGAGGCCGCGCTGTGAGGCTCCTGCCCGAGCAGCAGTGGCTTGGACCTGAGACGGAGGCGGCGCCGTCGGCGACACCTGTGCGGGTCCTGGTGGCGGAGGACCAGCCGCTGTTGCGGGCCACGCTGACCGCCTTGATCGACGCAGAGCCTGACCTGGAGGTGGTGGCTCAGGCGGCTGACGGCCAGGAGGCGGTGGGGCTAGCAGCCAGTACGCGGCCTGACGTCGTGCTCATGGACGTGCGGATGCCGCGTCTGGACGGGATCGAGGCTACCCGCCGTATATGTACGGACCCGGCGCTGGCTGGCACGCGCGTGCTGGCGCTGACCATGTTTGAGGTTGAGGAGTACGTACTGGGGATGCTGTGGGCGGGTGCCAGCGGGTTCCTCCTGAAGGACGCGGAGCCGCAGGCTGTCGTTGACGCAGTACGCACGGTCCGTGCCGGGCAGTCGCTGCTCAGCCCGCAGGCGCTGTCAAGGCTGGTGGCCGGGGAGGCCAGTGAAGACAGGTCCGCCGCGATAGCTGGCCTGGCGGACGTGCTGACGCCTCGGCAGCGTGAGGTGCTGGTGCTGATCGCTCGGGGCTTGTCCAACCGTGAGATAGAGGAGCGGCTGTCGATTACCAGGGCCACCTGCCGTACACATATCACCGCCCTGCTGGTCCGCCTCGGTGCGCGCGACCGTGCCCAGCTGGTAGTAGCCGCCTATGAGGCTGGCTTGGTGGTCCCTGGCCGCTAGCCGGTGCGGGCGGCGTGGTGGCGGCAGGCGACCAGTCGTGCCGGGGAGGCTGGTCACTCGGCCTGGGCGCCTTCACACTCCCCCCTGGGTCCGCGGTCGGCAGGACGCACAGCCTGGTGTCAACGGCGGCGTCAAGCGCTGACTTAAGCATCCAGTAGGCTTCTGTGGGGTCGCCTGTGTAGTCGGCAGGGGCTCAGGCACTGCCAAGGACCGCGCTGAGATTGGTGAGCACGTGCACGCAGATCGGTGGCCACAGGTTCTTGGACCACCGGTACAAGGCCCCGA
It encodes:
- a CDS encoding sensor histidine kinase — its product is MLESWQTMRLSLRRFISGAVAVAGAVVCLLSPFVAVSPRPGLLVRLAVWGLLVAVVAGALWLRRRDRLAYEHALSDEAAARAVAEDRLAISRDLHDAISGSLGAITVRAAVAQRLEEDSAGLRRALADIEAASRDATRGLRRTLTVLRGEGLPAAGKEPVDGAAVSKTLAQEVERTRAAGLRVELDLRLEAFPVGLGPSVVAVVREGLDNVARHAGPTSARVSVRREGEWVLVGVVDDGAASGWVAQPGAGLGLKGLRERVQELGGYLDATSTGAGFALWARLPVRPVGLAEAAL
- a CDS encoding response regulator; translated protein: MPEQQWLGPETEAAPSATPVRVLVAEDQPLLRATLTALIDAEPDLEVVAQAADGQEAVGLAASTRPDVVLMDVRMPRLDGIEATRRICTDPALAGTRVLALTMFEVEEYVLGMLWAGASGFLLKDAEPQAVVDAVRTVRAGQSLLSPQALSRLVAGEASEDRSAAIAGLADVLTPRQREVLVLIARGLSNREIEERLSITRATCRTHITALLVRLGARDRAQLVVAAYEAGLVVPGR